In a single window of the Montipora capricornis isolate CH-2021 chromosome 11, ASM3666992v2, whole genome shotgun sequence genome:
- the LOC138023728 gene encoding uncharacterized protein isoform X2, whose amino-acid sequence MKHQQEDKRTNKFGSLCSASGLLLSLVCCIALIHVELRIQEQHRLILHSVTSCDQIETKILRKVHQNYREWRDDKNQWRQIRGYQHTWSRQTRASSEQSQLKSVRSASDVKLLIKQELQTLQNKFCVKDETLCRSGQKGNSGKRGRPGTRGRPGPPGRPGPQGAPGKHGPVGPQGLTGMKRDIGIPGNTGPAGPTGPPGEKGAKGEPGQSISAPSLLQRPTETTINESQTAILKCSANGNPLPKVEWSKLNSSLPAGRYVIEPSGALILRNVRPGDEGVYSCRAENLLGSANASAKLTVQSAPRLFLSSSEILAEEEQNVTIPCNATGQPQPRITWSKAFGRLPVGKTKVTEGNLIIYNVSKKDRGIYICKTVNILGSTTGVAQLTVFYRLRFKVRPPKDVTPAIGYSVHLPCVAESDMKTIITWTKDAKRSLPLNSNVLLNGTLILQNVKKSHQGTYTCRVTNSLTRTAIEANVKLNTPVDEKSCSVIRKYVTILSGNYAIDPDGPGGLEPFTVYCDMTDKNGVGVTVISHDSERRTYVKTRSQGKGIYSRDIHYTGASLSQLASLTRVSSHCEQFIKYECYGSVLLVNNNPYGWWVSRDSVKMTYWGGASVSGKCACGMTNSCANPRYGCNCDKQDGVWREDSGLLTDKTRLPVKQLRFGDVAYWNKGYHSLGKLKCYGIA is encoded by the exons ATGAAACATCAACAAGAGGACAAGCGGACCAACAAATTTGGCAGCTTGTGTTCTGCGTCTGGTTTGCTGTTGTCTCTTGTGTGTTGCATCGCACTGATTCATGTGGAACTCAGAATACAAGAACAGCATCGACTGATATTACACTCAGTAACATCCTGTGATCAGATCGAGACTAAAATCCTACGAAAAGTACAccagaattacagagaatggCGAGATGATAAAAATCAATGGAGGCAAATAAGAG GTTATCAACACACCTGGTCCAGACAAACGCGAGCTTCATCCGAACAGTCGCAACTGAAATCTGTCCGATCAGCCTCTGATGTAAAACTTCTCATTAAACAAGAGCTTCAAACACTGCAAAACAAATTTTGTGTcaaagatgaaactctctgccgGTCAGGACAAAAAGGAAATAGTGGGAAACGAGGAAGACCTGGAACCCGGGGCAGACCAGGACCCCCTGGGAGACCCGGTCCACAGGGAGCTCCTGGTAAACACGGCCCAGTGGGACCTCAAGGACTGACGGGCATGAAAAGGGATATAGGTATTCCGGGTAATACTGGTCCCGCGGGACCAACCGGCCCGCCAGGAGAAAAAGGCGCCAAAGGTGAACCGGGCCAGTCAATCTCAGCTCCTTCTCTGCTTCAGCGTCCAACGGAAACCACGATTAATGAAAGTCAAacagccatcttgaaatgttCAGCCAATGGAAATCCATTACCAAAAGTCGAGTGGTCTAAGCTGAATTCATCACTTCCGGCTGGACGTTACGTGATTGAACCCAGTGGTGCTCTAATTCTGAGGAACGTCAGACCTGGAGACGAAGGAGTTTACAGCTGCAGAGCGGAAAACTTGTTGGGAAGCGCTAATGCGTCAGCTAAGCTGACTGTTCAGT CCGCTCCTCGGCTTTTCTTGTCATCCAGCGAAATACTGGCAGAAGAGGAACAAAATGTCACCATCCCCTGCAATGCTACCGGTCAGCCGCAGCCTAGGATCACATGGTCTAAAGCATTTGGTCGCTTGCCAGTCGGGAAAACAAAAGTGACAGAGGGAAACTTAATAATATACAATGTGTCAAAGAAAGATAGAGGTATATACATTTGTAAGACGGTGAATATTCTAGGATCAACAACAGGAGTAGCTCAACTCACAGTATTTTATCGTCTGCGTTTTAAAGTCCGTCCTCCAAAAGACGTAACACCAGCGATTGGTTACAGTGTCCATCTTCCCTGTGTGGCCGAGAGCGACATGAAAACCATTATTACTTGGACGAAGGATGCCAAGCGTTCACTTCCTCTTAATTCAAATGTGTTATTGAATGGAACACTGATTcttcaaaatgttaaaaaatctcACCAAGGAACTTACACCTGTAGAGTAACGAATTCACTGACTAGGACAGCAATAGAAGCTAACGTGAAACTCAACACTCCTGTTGATGAGAAATCCTGCTCTGTAATACGGAAGTACGTCACCATCCTAAGCGGAAATTACGCCATTGATCCAGATGGTCCAGGAGGTCTGGAACCATTCACAGTGTACTGCGACATGACGGACAAGAATGGCGTTGGTGTGACAGTCATCAGTCACGACAGTGAAAGGAGAACCTACGTCAAAACCAGGTCTCAAGGTAAAGGCATCTATTCACGTGACATTCATTACACAGGAGCTAGTTTGTCTCAGCTGGCGAGTCTTACCAGAGTCTCTTCACATTGTGAACAGTTTATCAAGTATGAATGTTATGGTTCAGTGTTGCTCGTAAATAACAATCCATACGGATGGTGGGTATCACGTGATTCTGTTAAGATGACGTACTGGGGTGGAGCGTCAGTCAGTGGTAAGTGCGCATGTGGGATGACCAACTCCTGTGCAAACCCTCGTTACGGTTGCAACTGTGACAAGCAAGATGGGGTGTGGCGTGAAGACAGCGGTCTCCTCACAGATAAGACACGCCTTCCAGTCAAACAACTCAGGTTTGGAGATGTTGCTTACTGGAATAAAGGTTACCACTCACTGGGAAAATTGAAGTGCTATGGCATAGCGTGA
- the LOC138023731 gene encoding uncharacterized protein produces the protein MKHQEDKRTNRLGILCSTSGLLLSVVCCIALIHVELRIQEHHRLISHSVTSCDQLETKILRKVQQNHREWQDDKDQWRQTRGYQHIWSRQKRASPEQSQLKYVQTASDIKLLINQELQTLQNQICAKDQTLCRSGAKGNSGKRGRPGTRSRPGPPGRPGRPGPQGPPGKHGPVGPQGLIGIKGDMGIPGNTGPAGPTGPPGQKGLKGEPGQSISAPSLPQPPTETTINESQKAILKCSADGNPLPKVEWSKLNSSLPAGRHVIEASGALILRDVRPGDQGVYSCRAENLLGSANATAKLTVQFVPRLFLPSTEILAEDEQNVTIPCNATGQPQPRITWSKAFGDLPVGKTIVTKGNLIINNVSKKDRGTYICKAVNILGSTTGVAQLTVFSRLRFKVRPPKDVTPAIGYSVHLPCLAESDMKTTITWAKDDKRSLLLDSNVLLNGTLILQNVKKSHQGTYTCRATNALKTIEAKVKLNTPVDATSCSVIRKYVSTLNGDYIIDPDGPGGLVPFKVYCDMTDKNGVGVTVISHDSESRTYVIGYSDRGSYSRDIHYTGASLSQLAGLTTVSARCEQFIKYECYNSVLLYNNNAYGWWVSRDSVKMTYWGGASVRGKCACGMTNSCANPSFGCNCDINDNVWREDSGLLTDKTRLPVKQLRFGDTNGDPSQGYHTLGKLKCYGIV, from the exons ATGAAACATCAAGAAGACAAGCGGACCAACAGACTCGGCATCTTGTGTTCTACGTCTGGTTTGCTGTTGTCTGTTGTGTGTTGCATCGCACTGATTCATGTGGAACTCAGAATACAAGAACACCATCGACTGATATCACACTCAGTAACATCCTGTGATCAGCTGGAGACAAAAATCCTACGAAAAGTGCAACAGAATCACAGAGAATGGCAAGATGATAAGGATCAATGGAGGCAGACAAGAG GTTATCAACACATCTGGTCCAGACAAAAACGCGCTTCACCCGAACAGTCACAACTGAAATATGTTCAAACAGCCTCTGATATAAAACTGCTGATCAATCAAGAGCTTCAAACACTGCAAAACCAAATTTGTGCCAAAGATCAAACTCTCTGCCGATCAGGAGCAAAAGGAAATAGTGGGAAACGAGGAAGACCGGGAACCAGGAGCAGACCAGGACCCCCTGGGAGACCCGGGAGACCTGGGCCACAGGGACCTCCTGGTAAACACGGACCAGTGGGACCTCAAGGACTGATAGGCATTAAAGGGGATATGGGGATTCCGGGTAATACTGGTCCCGCGGGACCAACCGGCCCGCCAGGCCAAAAGGGCCTCAAAGGCGAACCGGGCCAGTCCATCTCGGCTCCTTCTCTGCCTCAGCCTCCAACGGAAACCACGATTAATGAAAGTCAAAaagccatcttgaaatgttCAGCCGATGGAAATCCACTTCCAAAAGTCGAGTGGTCTAAGCTGAATTCATCACTTCCGGCTGGACGACACGTGATTGAAGCCAGCGGTGCTCTAATTCTGAGGGATGTTAGGCCAGGAGACCAAGGAGTTTATAGCTGCAGAGCAGAAAACTTGTTGGGAAGCGCGAATGCTACAGCTAAACTGACTGTTCAGT TCGTTCCTCGGCTTTTCTTGCCATCCACTGAAATATTGGCGGAAGACGAACAAAATGTCACCATCCCCTGCAATGCTACTGGTCAGCCGCAGCCTAGGATCACATGGTCTAAAGCATTTGGTGACTTGCCAGTCGGGAAAACAATAGTGACGAAGGGAAACTTAATAATAAACAATGTGTCAAAGAAAGATAGAGGTACATACATTTGTAAAGCAGTGAATATTCTAGGATCAACAACAGGAGTAGCTCAACTCACAGTATTTTCTCGTCTGCGTTTTAAAGTCCGTCCTCCAAAAGACGTAACACCAGCGATTGGTTACAGCGTCCATCTTCCCTGTTTGGCCGAGAGCGACATGAAAACCACTATTACTTGGGCGAAGGATGACAAGCGTTCACTTCTTCTTGATTCAAATGTGTTATTAAATGGAACACTGATTcttcaaaatgttaaaaaatctcACCAAGGAACGTACACCTGCAGAGCAACCAATGCACTGAAAACAATTGAAGCTAAGGTGAAACTCAACACTCCTGTTGATGCAACATCCTGTTCTGTCATACGAAAATATGTCAGCACTTTAAACGGAGATTACATCATCGATCCAGATGGCCCAGGAGGTCTGGTACCATTTAAAGTGTACTGCGACATGACTGACAAGAATGGTGTCGGCGTGACAGTTATCAGTCACGACAGTGAAAGCAGAACATACGTCATTGGTTATAGTGATCGAGGTAGCTATTCACGTGACATTCATTACACAGGAGCCAGTTTGTCTCAGCTGGCAGGTCTCACCACAGTCTCTGCACGTTGTGAACAGTTTATTAAGTACGAGTGTTACAATTCAGTGTTGCTCTACAATAACAATGCATATGGATGGTGGGTGTCACGTGATTCTGTTAAGATGACGTATTGGGGTGGAGCGTCAGTCAGAGGTAAGTGCGCATGCGGGATGACCAACTCATGTGCAAACCCCAGTTTTGGTTGCAACTGTGACATAAACGACAATGTATGGCGTGAAGACAGCGGCCTCCTCACAGACAAGACACGCCTTCCAGTCAAACAACTCAGGTTTGGGGATACAAACGGAGACCCCTCACAAGGTTATCACACACTAGGTAAACTGAAGTGCTACGGCATAGTGTGA
- the LOC138023020 gene encoding immunoglobulin superfamily member 10-like, whose product MKHQQEDKRTNRFGSLCSSSGLLLSVMCCIALIHVELRIQTQHRLISHSATSCDQLETQILRKVEQNYREWQNDKDRWRQTRGYQHTWSRQTRASPQQSQLKSVQSASDVKLLIKQELQTLQNKICAKDETLCLSGQKGNSGKRGKPGTRGRPGPPGRPGPEGPPGKHGPIGPQGLTGMKGDMGIPGNTGPGGPTGPPGEKGAKGEPGQSIAAPTLFQPPKETTINESQTAILKCSADGNPLPKVEWSKLNSSLPDGRHVIEPSGALILREVRPGDEGVYRCRAENLLGSANASAKLTVQFAPRLLLQSTEIWAEEEQNVTIPCNASGLPRPSVTWSKSVGSLPVGKTKIAEGNLIIYNVGKKDRGTYICKAVNILGSTRVVAQLTVFSPLQFKVRPPNKVTIASFGSTVQLPCAAESELRPTITWTKDGKSSLPSYSNGTLLLENIKKSHEGSYTCRATNALKTIQAKVKIETPVNATSCAEIRKYVSSFSGNYIIDPDGPGGLVPFTAYCDMTDKNGVGVTVISHDSERRTYVKSSSAGRGTYSRDIHYKGASLSQLVSLTRVSSHCEQFIKYECYGSVLLYNYKNNPWGWWVSRDSYKMTYWGGASVSGKCACGMTNSCANPSYGCNCDKEDKVWREDSGLLTDKTRLPVKQLWFGDVAYWNKGYHSLGKLKCYGIAWHIAAMKHQEDKRTNRLGILCSTSGLLLSVVCCIALIHVELRIQEQHRLISHSVTSCDQLETKILRKVQKNYREWQDDKDQWRKTRGYQHSWSRQKRASPEQSQLKYVQTASDIKLLINQELQTLQNQICAKDQTLCRSGAKGNSGKRGRPGNRGRPGPPGRPAPQGPPGKHGPVGPQGLIGMKGDMGIPGNTGPAGPTGPPGQKGFKGEPGQSISAPSLLQPPTEATINESQTAILKCSADGNPLPKVKWSKLNSSLPVGRHVIEPSGALIVRDVRPGEEGVYSCRAENLLGSANASAKLTVQYAPRFLLSSSEIWAEEEQNVTTTCNATGQPQPSVTWSKAVGTLPVGKTKVTKGNLIISKVVKKDRGTYICKALNILGSTSAVAQLTVISRLRFTVRPPNGVTLATGQSVHLPCVAESDMKTIITWTKDDKRSLLLDSNVLLNGTLILQNVKKSYQGTYTCKATNALTTIEAKVKLNIPFNATSCSVIRKHVSSLTGNYVIDPDGPGGLAPFKVHCDMTDKNGVGVTVISHDSENRTYVSYIRHNSVPGRYSRDIHYTGASLSQLASLTRVSSHCEQFIKYECRGSVLLYNNNPYGWWVSRDSVKMTYWGGASVSGKCACGMTNSCANPSYGCNCDKEDGVWREDSGLLTDKTRLPVKQLRFGDVGYWNQGYHSLGKLKCYGIA is encoded by the exons ATGAAACATCAACAAGAAGACAAGCGGACCAACAGATTTGGCAGCTTGTGTTCTTCGTCTGGATTGCTGTTGTCTGTTATGTGTTGTATCGCACTGATTCATGTGGAACTCAGAATACAAACACAACATCGACTGATATCACACTCAGCAACATCCTGTGATCAGCTTGAGACACAAATTCTACGAAAAGTggagcagaattacagagaatggCAAAATGATAAGGATCGATGGAGGCAAACAAGAG GTTATCAACACACCTGGTCCAGACAAACACGAGCTTCACCCCAACAGTCACAACTGAAATCTGTCCAATCAGCCTCTGATGTAAAACTGCTGATCAAACAAGAGCTTCAAACACTGCAAAACAAAATTTGTGCcaaagatgaaactctctgcctATCAGGACAAAAAGGAAATAGTGGGAAACGAGGAAAACCGGGAACCCGGGGTAGACCAGGACCCCCTGGGAGACCCGGGCCAGAGGGACCTCCTGGCAAACACGGCCCAATAGGACCTCAAGGACTGACGGGCATGAAAGGGGATATGGGGATTCCTGGTAATACTGGTCCCGGGGGACCAACCGGCCCGCCGGGAGAAAAAGGCGCCAAAGGTGAACCGGGCCAGTCAATCGCGGCCCCTACTCTGTTTCAGCCTCCAAAAGAAACTACGATTAATGAAAGTCAAacagccatcttgaaatgttCAGCTGATGGAAATCCATTACCAAAAGTCGAGTGGTCTAAGCTGAATTCATCACTTCCCGATGGACGTCACGTGATTGAACCCAGTGGCGCTCTGATTTTAAGGGAAGTTAGACCTGGAGATGAAGGAGTTTACAGATGCAGAGCAGAGAATCTGTTAGGAAGCGCTAATGCGTCAGCTAAGCTGACTGTTCAAT TCGCTCCTCGACTTTTGTTACAATCCACCGAAATATGGGCAGAAGAGGAGCAAAATGTCACCATCCCCTGCAATGCTAGTGGTCTGCCGCGGCCAAGTGTCACATGGTCCAAATCAGTTGGTAGTTTGCCAGTAGGGAAAACAAAGATAGCAGAAGGAAACTTAATAATATACAATGTGGGAAAGAAAGATAGAGGAACATACATTTGTAAGGCGGTGAATATTCTAGGATCGACAAGAGTAGTGGCTCAACTCACAGTATTTTCTCCTCTGCAATTTAAAGTTCGTCCTCCCAACAAAGTTACAATTGCTTCATTTGGTTCAACTGTTCAATTGCCATGCGCGGCCGAAAGTGAACTGAGACCCACTATCACGTGGACCAAGGACGGCAAGTCTTCACTTCCCTCGTATTCCAATGGAACCCTGCTTCttgaaaatataaagaaatCTCATGAAGGATCTTACACCTGTAGAGCCACAAATGCACTTAAAACAATCCAGGCAAAGGTGAAAATAGAAACTCCTGTTAATGCAACATCCTGCGCTGAGATACGGAAGTACGTCAGCAGTTTCAGTGGAAATTACATCATTGATCCAGATGGCCCAGGAGGTCTGGTACCATTTACAGCGTACTGCGACATGACAGACAAGAATGGCGTTGGCGTCACAGTCATCAGTCACGACAGTGAAAGGAGAACCTACGTCAAAAGTAGTTCTGCTGGTAGAGGTACCTATTCACGTGACATTCATTACAAAGGAGCAAGTTTATCTCAGCTGGTGAGTCTCACCAGAGTCTCTTCACATTGTGAACAGTTTATTAAGTATGAATGTTATGGTTCAGTGTTGCTTTACAATTACAAGAACAATCCATGGGGATGGTGGGTGTCACGTGATTCTTATAAGATGACGTATTGGGGTGGCGCGTCAGTCAGTGGTAAGTGCGCATGCGGGATGACCAACTCATGTGCAAACCCCAGTTATGGTTGCAACTGTGACAAGGAAGATAAAGTGTGGCGAGAAGACAGCGGTCTCCTCACAGATAAGACACGCCTTCCAGTCAAACAACTCTGGTTTGGAGATGTTGCTTACTGGAATAAAGGTTACCATTCACTGGGTAAATTGAAGTGCTATGGCATAGCGTG GCATATTGCAGCCATGAAACATCAAGAAGACAAGCGGACCAACAGACTCGGCATCTTGTGTTCTACGTCTGGTTTGCTGTTGTCTGTTGTGTGTTGCATCGCACTGATTCATGTGGAACTCAGAATACAAGAACAGCATCGACTGATATCACACTCAGTAACATCCTGTGATCAGCTGGAGACAAAAATCCTACGAAAAGTACAGAAGAATTACAGAGAATGGCAAGATGATAAGGATCAATGGAGGAAGACAAGAG GTTATCAACACAGCTGGTCCAGACAAAAACGCGCTTCACCCGAACAGTCACAACTGAAATATGTTCAAACAGCCTCTGATATAAAACTGCTGATCAATCAAGAGCTTCAAACACTGCAAAACCAAATTTGTGCCAAAGATCAAACTCTCTGCCGATCAGGAGCAAAAGGAAATAGTGGGAAACGAGGAAGACCGGGTAACAGGGGAAGACCAGGACCCCCTGGGAGACCCGCGCCACAGGGACCTCCTGGTAAACACGGACCAGTGGGACCTCAAGGACTGATAGGTATGAAAGGGGATATGGGGATTCCGGGTAATACTGGTCCCGCGGGACCTACCGGCCCGCCAGGTCAAAAGGGCTTCAAAGGCGAACCGGGCCAGTCCATCTCGGCTCCTTCTCTGCTTCAGCCTCCAACGGAAGCCACGATTAATGAAAGTCAAacagccatcttgaaatgttCAGCCGATGGAAATCCACTTCCAAAAGTCAAGTGGTCTAAGCTGAATTCATCACTTCCGGTTGGACGTCACGTGATTGAACCCAGTGGCGCTCTGATTGTAAGGGATGTTAGACCTGGAGAGGAAGGGGTTTACAGCTGCAGAGCAGAGAACTTGTTAGGAAGCGCTAATGCGTCAGCTAAGCTGACTGTTCAAT ACGCGCCTCGATTTTTGTTGTCATCCTCCGAAATATGGGCAGAGGAGGAGCAAAATGTCACCACCACCTGCAATGCTACTGGTCAGCCGCAGCCAAGTGTCACATGGTCCAAAGCAGTTGGTACCTTGCCAGtcgggaaaacaaaagtaaCGAAGGGAAATTTGATAATTTCAAAAGTGGTAAAGAAAGATAGGGGAACTTACATTTGCAAGGCTCTCAATATTCTGGGCTCAACATCAGCAGTGGCTCAACTCACGGTAATTTCTCGTCTGCGATTTACAGTTCGGCCCCCAAACGGTGTAACACTAGCGACTGGTCAGAGTGTCCATCTTCCCTGTGTGGCCGAGAGCGACATGAAAACCATTATTACTTGGACGAAGGATGACAAGCGTTCACTTCTTCTTGATTCAAATGTGTTATTGAATGGAACACTGATTcttcaaaatgttaaaaaatcttACCAAGGAACTTACACCTGTAAAGCAACCAATGCACTGACAACAATAGAAGCTAAGGTGAAACTCAACATTCCTTTTAATGCGACATCCTGCTCTGTAATACGAAAACATGTCAGCAGCTTAACCGGAAATTACGTCATTGATCCAGATGGCCCAGGAGGTCTGGCACCATTTAAAGTGCACTGTGACATGACAGACAAGAATGGTGTTGGCGTCACAGTCATCAGTCACGACAGTGAAAACAGAACCTATGTGTCTtatataagacataattcagtCCCAGGTAGGTACTCACGTGACATTCATTATACAGGAGCAAGTTTGTCTCAGCTGGCGAGTCTCACCAGAGTCTCTTCACATTGTGAACAGTTTATTAAGTATGAATGTCGTGGTTCAGTGTTGCTCTATAATAACAATCCATACGGATGGTGGGTGTCACGTGATTCTGTTAAGATGACGTACTGGGGTGGAGCGTCAGTCAGTGGTAAGTGCGCATGCGGGATGACCAACTCATGTGCAAACCCCAGTTATGGTTGCAACTGTGACAAGGAAGATGGCGTGTGGCGTGAAGACAGCGGTCTCCTCACAGATAAGACACGCCTTCCAGTCAAACAACTCCGGTTTGGAGATGTTGGTTACTGGAACCAAGGTTACCATTCACTGGGTAAATTGAAGTGCTATGGCATAGCGTGA